From Tiliqua scincoides isolate rTilSci1 chromosome 2, rTilSci1.hap2, whole genome shotgun sequence, the proteins below share one genomic window:
- the IL11RA gene encoding interleukin-11 receptor subunit alpha isoform X1, translating to MLSLLSSVNKVVVLLVAVLVTTPLTLSREWGEEEGVTFGQLGKDVTLTCAGVSLGATVDWRWNGAHMLPEDSVVQQGQLLLSRATLSSEGTYSCHNTDGLLLSSLVLRLGRVPEVPSVSCRAPNYDNFSCFWASSVETFLPTKYISTYRKKPLTEDEKQRSQPSDVGLCTQDPAHPLSCTVMQAQFWSSYRMNVTEVNPLGSSFRLLDITMQAIIKPDPPEGLRVEPVPLAPRRLRVSWEYPSTWPRELHFQLKFRLQYRPIISSSWSVVETTNLSEVITDAFIGLEHVVQVSAKDFLDAGSWSEWSPEVWGAPAIGQTMAPSEVATAAVKPEGPAEEPSLAPNNAPVAGHSDSTEKVAVLASLGVFAFFVLAAILGFAFLMWVRVKKHGKEATKHHDLLAAAIHMKALPKAQIL from the exons atgctgagcctgcTCTCTTCTGTCAACAAAGTGGTGGTCCTTTTGGTGGCCGTCTTGGTAACCACGCCCCTCACCCTGTCAAGGgaatggggagaggaagaag GAGTGACATTTGGCCAGCTGGGAAAAGACGTGACTCTCACCTGTGCTGGAGTGAGCCTGGG CGCCACGGTGGACTGGCGGTGGAATGGTGCCCACATGCTCCCAGAGGACTCCGTGGTCCAGCAAGGCCAGCTCCTCCTGTCCCGTGCCACACTCTCCTCCGAAGGCACCTACAGCTGCCACAACACCGACGGGCTCCTCCTCAGCTCCCTTGTTCTTCGTCTCGGCC GCGTCCCAGAGGTCCCCTCCGTCTCCTGCAGAGCTCCAAACTACGATAACTTCTCCTGTTTCTGGGCTTCCAGCGTAGAGACATTTTTGCCCACCAAGTACATCAGCACCTATAG GAAAAAACCGCTGACTGAAGATGAGAAGCAAAG GTCTCAACCCAGCGACGTGGGACTGTGCACCCAGGACCCTGCCCACCCACTCTCCTGCACTGTCATGCAGGCCCAGTTCTGGAGCTCCTACCGCATGAACGTGACGGAGGTAAACCCGCTGGGCTCCAGCTTCCGCCTCCTGGACATCACCATGCAAGCCATCA TCAAGCCAGATCCTCCAGAGGGCCTGAGGGTGGAGCCAGTGCCGCTGGCCCCCAGGCGGCTGCGGGTGAGCTGGGAGTACCCCTCCACGTGGCCAAGGGAGCTGCACTTCCAACTCAAGTTCCGGCTGCAGTATCGACCCATCATCTCCAGCTCCTGGTCTGTg GTGGAGACCACCAACCTGTCTGAGGTGATAACAGATGCATTCATAGGCCTGGAGCATGTGGTCCAGGTGAGCGCAAAGGATTTCCTGGATGCCGGGAGCTGGAGCGAGTGGAGTCCAGAGGTGTGGGGTGCGCCTGCCATCG GGCAAACCATGGCTCCCAGCGAAGTTGCCACTGCAGCTGTCAAGCCGGAGGGCCCGGCTGAGGAGCCATCTCTGGCCCCCAACAATGCACCTGTAG CAGGGCACAGCGACTCTACAGAGAAGGTGGCCGTGCTGGCGTCGCTGGGGGTCTTTGCCTTCTTTGTCCTGGCTGCGATCCTGGGCTTTGCCTTTCTGATGTG GGTCCGAGTGAAGAAGCACGGCAAAGAGGCCACCAAGCACCATGACCTGTTGGCGGCTGCCATCCACATGAAGGCCTTACCCA AAGCCCAGATCTTGTAA
- the IL11RA gene encoding interleukin-11 receptor subunit alpha isoform X2 encodes MLSLLSSVNKVVVLLVAVLVTTPLTLSREWGEEEGVTFGQLGKDVTLTCAGVSLGATVDWRWNGAHMLPEDSVVQQGQLLLSRATLSSEGTYSCHNTDGLLLSSLVLRLGRVPEVPSVSCRAPNYDNFSCFWASSVETFLPTKYISTYRKKPLTEDEKQRSQPSDVGLCTQDPAHPLSCTVMQAQFWSSYRMNVTEVNPLGSSFRLLDITMQAIIKPDPPEGLRVEPVPLAPRRLRVSWEYPSTWPRELHFQLKFRLQYRPIISSSWSVVETTNLSEVITDAFIGLEHVVQVSAKDFLDAGSWSEWSPEVWGAPAIGQTMAPSEVATAAVKPEGPAEEPSLAPNNAPVGHSDSTEKVAVLASLGVFAFFVLAAILGFAFLMWVRVKKHGKEATKHHDLLAAAIHMKALPKAQIL; translated from the exons atgctgagcctgcTCTCTTCTGTCAACAAAGTGGTGGTCCTTTTGGTGGCCGTCTTGGTAACCACGCCCCTCACCCTGTCAAGGgaatggggagaggaagaag GAGTGACATTTGGCCAGCTGGGAAAAGACGTGACTCTCACCTGTGCTGGAGTGAGCCTGGG CGCCACGGTGGACTGGCGGTGGAATGGTGCCCACATGCTCCCAGAGGACTCCGTGGTCCAGCAAGGCCAGCTCCTCCTGTCCCGTGCCACACTCTCCTCCGAAGGCACCTACAGCTGCCACAACACCGACGGGCTCCTCCTCAGCTCCCTTGTTCTTCGTCTCGGCC GCGTCCCAGAGGTCCCCTCCGTCTCCTGCAGAGCTCCAAACTACGATAACTTCTCCTGTTTCTGGGCTTCCAGCGTAGAGACATTTTTGCCCACCAAGTACATCAGCACCTATAG GAAAAAACCGCTGACTGAAGATGAGAAGCAAAG GTCTCAACCCAGCGACGTGGGACTGTGCACCCAGGACCCTGCCCACCCACTCTCCTGCACTGTCATGCAGGCCCAGTTCTGGAGCTCCTACCGCATGAACGTGACGGAGGTAAACCCGCTGGGCTCCAGCTTCCGCCTCCTGGACATCACCATGCAAGCCATCA TCAAGCCAGATCCTCCAGAGGGCCTGAGGGTGGAGCCAGTGCCGCTGGCCCCCAGGCGGCTGCGGGTGAGCTGGGAGTACCCCTCCACGTGGCCAAGGGAGCTGCACTTCCAACTCAAGTTCCGGCTGCAGTATCGACCCATCATCTCCAGCTCCTGGTCTGTg GTGGAGACCACCAACCTGTCTGAGGTGATAACAGATGCATTCATAGGCCTGGAGCATGTGGTCCAGGTGAGCGCAAAGGATTTCCTGGATGCCGGGAGCTGGAGCGAGTGGAGTCCAGAGGTGTGGGGTGCGCCTGCCATCG GGCAAACCATGGCTCCCAGCGAAGTTGCCACTGCAGCTGTCAAGCCGGAGGGCCCGGCTGAGGAGCCATCTCTGGCCCCCAACAATGCACCTGTAG GGCACAGCGACTCTACAGAGAAGGTGGCCGTGCTGGCGTCGCTGGGGGTCTTTGCCTTCTTTGTCCTGGCTGCGATCCTGGGCTTTGCCTTTCTGATGTG GGTCCGAGTGAAGAAGCACGGCAAAGAGGCCACCAAGCACCATGACCTGTTGGCGGCTGCCATCCACATGAAGGCCTTACCCA AAGCCCAGATCTTGTAA